A genomic stretch from Etheostoma cragini isolate CJK2018 chromosome 8, CSU_Ecrag_1.0, whole genome shotgun sequence includes:
- the setd6 gene encoding N-lysine methyltransferase setd6, translating to MATKAKRPKVDDGSEMNPLQNFLQWCNRVGLDLSSKVCVSKDGTVAEYGMLAVDNIEEGEVLFTIPRSALLHQETTKVSALLEREKPCLESSSGWVPLLLALLYEYTSPQSHWKPYLSLWTDFKTLDHPMFWSKEERDRLLRGTGIPEAVDTDLANIQREYSEVVLPFISKHRDLWNPDTHTLELYTQLVAFVMAYSFQEPQEEDDNDDDDDDEEEEKAPNPPMMVPMADMLNHVSKHNANLEFTPDSLKMVCVRPISKGEEVFNTYGQMANWQLLHMYGFAEPYPSNSNDTADIPITNIYKVATQGTGSDLGRQLLEQQWEMLCQMMQEKGAIVFGKQGCLTDTELHTVLKVLCMSKEEFSEFKDNEGWEEDEEDEISLAFSNEGLPGLKASWKRLIHEAARLTMRSYGDWPEGVDSHQVLMEDKAALGGLSSRQQNALQVRCGQQSILNRLMELTKS from the exons ATGGCAACCAAAGCGAAACGGCCCAAG GTAGATGATGGTTCAGAGATGAATCCTCTGCAGAACTTTCTTCAGTGGTGCAACAGAGTGGGCTTGGACCTCAGCAGTAAG GTTTGTGTGAGTAAAGATGGAACAGTGGCGGAGTATGGGATGCTGGCTGTGGACAACATAGAGGAGGGGGAGGTTTTATTCACCATCCCCAGATCAGCTCTTCTCCATCAGGAAACAACCAAGGTCTCTGCTCTGCTGGAGAGAG AGAAGCCTTGTCTGGAGAGCTCGTCTGGCTGGGTTCCTCTGCTACTGGCTCTGCTCTATGAGTATACCTCTCCACAGTCCCACTGGAAACCTTACCTCTCTCTGTGGACCGATTTCAAGACACTGGACCACCCCATGTTCTG GTctaaagaggagagagacagactgttGAGAGGAACAGGTATTCCAGAAGCTGTGGACACAGATCTGGCCAACATCCAGAGGGAATACTCTGAGGTTGTCCTTCCCTTCATCAGCAAGCATCGGGACCTGTGGaaccccgacacacacacactggagctgTACACACAGCTGGTGGCCTTTGTCATGGCCTACAG TTTCCAGGAGCCACAGGAAGAGGATGAcaacgatgatgatgatgatgatgaggaggaggagaaggccCCCAACCCACCGATGATGGTTCCCATGGCTGACATGCTTAACCATGTGTCCAAACACAATGCTAATCTGGAGTTTACACCG GACAGTTTGAAAATGGTTTGCGTGCGCCCCATTTCTAAAGGCGAGGAGGTGTTTAACACCTACGGGCAGATGGCCAACTGGCAGCTGCTGCATATGTATGGCTTCGCGGAGCCGTATCCCAGCAACAGCAACGACACCGCTGACATCCCCATCACCAACATCTACAAAGTGGCCACACAAG GTACTGGGTCCGATCTGGGCCGCCAGCTGCTGGAGCAGCAGTGGGAGATGCTGTGCCAGATGATGCAGGAGAAAGGAGCCATTGTCTTTGGCAAACAGGGCTGCCTTACAGACACCGAGCTACACACTGTGCTTAAG GTGCTGTGCATGTCAAAGGAGGAGTTTTCCGAGTTCAAAGATAATGAAGGAtgggaggaagatgaggaagacGAGATTTCCCTCGCTTTCTCCAACGAGGGTCTCCCCGGATTAAAGGCTTCGTGGAAACGGCTGATTCATGAAGCAGCCCGTCTGACCATGAGGTCTTACGGGGACTGGCCGGAGGGTGTGGACAGCCACCAGGTGCTAATGGAGGACAAAGCAGCACTTGGAGGACTGAGCAGCAGGCAGCAGAATGCTCTGCAGGTTCGCTGTGGACAGCAGAGCATCCTGAACAGACTGATGGAGCTCACCAAGTCATGA